TAGGCTGATTCATTCTGTTCGGAATGAGGCTAGGAATGACGCAATATGAATGCTCCGATTTAGCTTAAACCAAGTTTGGTTTTGCTTATGATCCACTTATGGATGAGAATAAGAGTATTGCACCGAAAGTTTCATTATTTTCGCCTTTTATAGAATCGATGGTTTGTAGGTCTAACTAGTGTGGTGGGCGGAAACTTGAAGTTTATGTGCTGTGCAAAGCTTTTGTACTACAGACCGTTTGGGTCTTCGGAGGCGATCGTCCGCAATAATGGCCAAAATTTCCTTCAACGACTTTCGAGTCCCTGATAGATTTCTATGTCTACTGCGGACCATCCGTACCTAGGTGTTGGACCTCCCGCAATAATTCTCTTTAAGTTTGGACATTGATTGTATGATTCTGGTGTTTAAGTATGCGGACAGTGCGTGACCAGGTCATAGACATACTGTGTCCAGACGGTAGACCGTCCGTGTGTGGGTGCCAAGCCGTCCGCAGTTGGATAACCTATGGTTGGACAGAATGTGATAAGTTATGTTCTGGATATTATTCGTGAACTATGGACCACTCGGCCCCTAGGGCGAACCGTTCGCGGTACTAACTACGTAAGCAAAGCCATATTTTGCAGAGCTACTGTGTGCCTCATATTGTGTACTGCAGACCGTCTATATTTTTTGTTTTTGAGTCCTTTTTGTGTCAAAAATTTCCAATTAGACCCCCAGAAAACTTAAATGCAATTTTGGACCCATTTCTCGGCGCCATGGGCTATGGCGCCGAGTTTACacatctcggcgccatagatcttggcgccgagctacctgCCGCGCTGTCGTCCACGAGCTGACGCGGCGTCGACGTGGCAccaagctcggcgccaagatctatggcgccgagctcgaatATATAACCACAAAGATTGTCTAGCTCAGTTGGCAGAGCGCAAGGCTCTTAACCTTaaggtcgtgggttcgagccccatCGTGAACATATTTTTTTTGTGTTTGTCACTGATTTGTTTTTTATTGTCCAGATTTTTTTGTTTATGCCGCTGATTTGTCCGTGCGTTCAATATTTTTTGTTTTTGTCACTGATTTATTTTTTATTATCCAGATTTTTTTGTTTTTATCGATTTTCCATCGATTTACCTCCGGTAACCTAAAACGGTTTTGTAAACCGTGAACGGCCCTCATCCGATGATACCATCGGAAATTAAAGTAGCTAGCGTTCTGGTCAAGATGCATGCCACGAACTTGCGCCTGAACTCCCCCAGAGATGCTCTGTCTCTTACGGTTTACTTGTTCCAGAAGGTGCATTCCACCAAATAAAAGCGAAAAGAAGCAGCCTGGCCGGTCTCACCTATTAATAAAGCCGGGTGGAATCCATTCTCGCGCACATATATAAACACACTCAACAACATAAATGATTGTACCATTACACCAACATAACGCATCATCTATTAATAACGCAACTTTATTTAATTCTAGAAGCCACTACTACCACACAACCATCAAAGTTAATCAAGGAGATACTCCATCAGGTCATCTTGTTGCATGAGAATTCAGTATTCCATATCACTAAGTTCATTcactttttattttttatttatttattttggttTGTGATGAGCCACAAACCCATATGGCCTTTCAGCCATGCATGCCACTTTGGCCGGAAAGAAAGTGTGTAATATGTATGTATTTCTCCCACGCACCGTCACAAAAAATATTGAACGCACGGACAAATCAGCGGCATAAACAAAAAAATCTGGACAATAAAAAACaaatcagtgacaaagacaaaaaaatatgttcacggtggggctcgaacccacgaccttAAGGTTAAGAGCCTTGCGCTCTGCCAACTAAGCTAGACAGGCTTTGTGGTTATATattcgagctcggcgccatagatcttggcgccgagctcggtgccacgtcgacGCCGCGTCAGCTCGTGGACGACAGCACGGcaggtagctcggcgccaagatctatggcgccgagatgtGTAAACTCGGCGCCATAGCTCATGGCGCCGAGAAATGGGTCCAAAATTGCATTTAAGTTTTCTGGGGGTCTAATTGGAAATTTTTGACACAAAAAGGACtcaaaaacaaaaaattcggGCGGACCGCCCACATGTCTTTTTATAGTAGCTCTGATAGAACATTAAATGCAAAACTAGTCGTCGATTTTTAAGTGTGGACTGTCCAGGGTATGTACTATGGACCACCCGTGAATCCTCTGACTTCCCAGTATTCTCTCATGACGACTAGTAAATATGAAATGGGGGTATATGATGTGTCCGAGGCTTGGGCACCTCTCTTGGCCATTGGTACCACGTGTTGAGCATACTTAAGCCTTTCTTTGTCTCTCACTCACTCATATTTCTTGGGATTGCATTATAGTGATATTGGAAGCCACCTAGTGCATTGCATCAAATTGATTTGAGCTTTGAGGCACTAGGAGTTCATCAAGCAAGCATCATTGACTTATTACTTTTGGAGATTGTTGCCTCCTAGACGGTTTGGTGGAGGTTCCCCGTCGAGCACTTCAATGAAAATTGTGAAGGAGTCACAGTGGTGATTATGAGAGGCTTTGTGCTTGCCTCACCAAAGCGGTCAAAGCAactctagtggaatcgaggttttAGAGGTTGATTAACCATGTCACGGAGACTTGATAGAGGATCAGTTGAGTGCTTCGAATCCACCTCAACGTGAATTAGGGGTGACCAGCAAGTCATCGAGACCACGGTAAAAAAATCGGTCTCCAATTTGTTGATTTCTTGTCTCAAAGTTTATTTCTTGCATTTACTTTGAGTGATCTTTCTTTTCTAGTATTACATTGATTGATTTTTCATCCTAGGTTCCAAACCTGTTTTAGCTTAACATAAACTAGAAGATTTAATTATCTTGAAGTTCTAATTAAAATTTTCTGTTGTCTTTAATTTTAGTTAAAATTGTCTACTTGGTTCATTGATCCTATACTCGTCAAGCGCCTTTGGGACACGATGCTAACAACGGGTCCCACGCCACGTCAAACGTGGGGATTGCATTGTTCCGCCCCCTAGTAGTTGGGCCCACATTTGTGTTCACAAGAGGCTTTAGAATAGGGCTGAACCTTTGTTGTCTTAGCAAGCCGCCTTCTACATGCCAACAAGTTGTGTAGCCTTGGGTCAGTGACCTACTGACCTTCCCTTCCTGGCTAAGTCACTCGAGGCACAATTGCTGGAGGTGTCTTTGGCGATGCTCTTAATTCCAAACTAGCGTTTATGTTGTCTACAGCGAACCATGTAAAAAATAAAAGATTTACATTGTTGTAGATGACAATATTTGtaaagtgaagtttgaaatggAGTGGCATAGGGGCATGGTAAATTTAGAGGGGTTTGTCAGTGTCAGCTGACCCCGATAAAAATTATAATTCTTTAGAAAAATATAATTAAAGTTCAAAAAACTTTATATTATATAGTAAAGCTTAGATTCTGTTGACCCGACGATATTCTCAGCTAGATTCGCTAGATGGGATAGCATGATGTTCCGCGGCTCTAGCCCGTTGGATATGGCAGCGTACGCAACGCCTTCTGAAATCTGAAGTAACACGAAGAGCAGCGCCGAAATTTGAATGCTCGAGGCTCGAGCGGCGGCCGTGATCGCCAGCAACACCGTACGGTTACGGTCCGGGACCGTGCCAGATTTTTCTATTGATTTGTAGGATGCGTCCACTTCGCAAGCATAATCCAGACATTCAGATGGGAACTCAAACCTTGTAGTGAAATGGAAATTAAAGCTACAGAATTCGTCTCTAAACCTTTGTAGTGCAAAGGTAACAGCAAAAGCTTCTCACTAGTTTGGGGCCTTGGAAGTGCAGTGAGGCAGCGAGCGACGCTCTGGGCCGTCGAACCACAACCACCTGACCTGAACGCGGAGCAATCAGGGCAGTTCTCATGGCGCGTGTCACTGTTCGGCGCCGtgccgcgcagggcctcacccagaGATGCCAACTGGCCGCGGCATGGGGAACCGGTGCCCGTCCAGTCTTGCGCGGTCGAACGGGACGCCGACCTGGGAGCAACCAGACCACCCCTTGCTCACGGGCTTCCCACTCCCGCGCGGGCTGGGCGCCGGCAAAGGctggtcgccgccgccgccgccgctcctgcCGCCCTTCCTCACGAAGCTCAGCAGCTTCTTGAGCCCCTTGGACAGCTCCCTGTGCGAATCGGCCGTCGCTGAGACCGAGAGCGTCGCCGTCGGCCTCTCAGGGCTGCCCCACCGCTTCCTCGGCCGCGCCTGTGGCGACGGCGAGGCCAGCGCCGCCGCGTCGAACGGCAGCTCCGACACCGACCGCACGTGGCGCggcgcgtgggcgtgggcgtgggAGTCGCCGAGCTCCTGGGGCAGCGGCGGCCTCGGGGTCGTCATGGCCACGTCGATGGCCGGCAGCAGGTCGTGCACCCGCGCCGTCCGCAGCCTGGccggcgccgccgcgcccgcgccgcccgtGCCCGTGCCGCGCTTCAGGAACGGCCTCGGCGTGGCGCACTCGCCGAACTCGGCGGGCACGACGCCGAGGCTGTTCCGCCTCTGGTGGTGCGAGTGCGACGGCCTCGCCGGGCTCCCCTCCGCGCCGCCGCCCACCGTCCTGCTCCTCGGCAGCGTCGCGCCGTCGCTTCTCGGGGTGCTCGGGGTCGACACGGCCGCGTCTTGTTGCGTGTGCGTGTCCCGACCCGCGCACCTGAGCGCGCGCGGGCTCATCGGCGTGGCGCGCACGCCTCGAGGTTGGTGAACCTTACCATTCGCCGGTTGGTGCTGCCGCTGCTCGGCCGACACGGCCACGCGCCTGGCGTCGCGCCGGCGCATGTAGGCGTCGTACCGCCTGCCGCGGTGCAGGCTCAGTTACTCCAGGTTTGCCGCGCAGGCAGCACGCGGGCTTTGGAGTGTGGGCGTTGGTGGGGTGGAATTGGAAATATAGGAGTGGCTCGGGGTCGGGCCGTTTTGATTTGATTTGGTTTGGTCGCGGCAGGCAGACGGGGATGCTGGAGTTACCTGGTAGCTTGACTCCAACGACGGCGGCGTACATGGCAGGGCAGCGACGAGCCgacggacgacctggccaagttCTGGCATAGCTACGGATTTGGTCAGGGCTGTCATGCTGAATAGTAAGATCCTATCACACAGGCCGTGTCGCCGTTGATCGGTCGTCGGACTCGTTAAAACAAAATGACTTTCCTGCTGGACAAGGTCGGGATGCATGACAATGACAAGACGACCGTCTCAAACCGTGCTTTTATGTAGTTACAGATCCAACTTTTGTTCCTGCGCGTCGACCAGCATCGTGCCAAGGCTCCTGCGCCATCGGGAAGTCCAGCGCTATTGACGTGCACTTCGGTAGTTGCACCACCGGTGGTGCGGTCGTCCGGTCTAGTATGTATGCATGTCGCATGTGAAACGGTCTTGGTCTAGCTTGCAGTGTGGATGGCTCATACAAAAGCCCGGTCGTCAGGACAAGATGATATATGGTGCACATGTATGGACATGCTCAACACCTCTGCATTAGAGGAGGGCAACTCGCTAAATATCTGCAATAGTTTTTCAAGTTAAGTTTAAACTCAAACTTTTCATGGTCTCTCATGGGATTACCTAGCACTAGTTTTTACAAGTATGCATCACCACTCTATATAAAACTTACTTAGGTCAAGATACCCATCTATGCCCCCATTTTATAGTACGATCAAAAAAATGATCCTATCACTAATCTATGTCCAACAACTCCTTGATACTTAGACCTACCTATTTTTAACCACTAATTGTTTACTATCAATAGGGGCATCTAAGTGAAGGCATCAAAACGATCCACTATGGTCCGACGATCCTGAAAGACAAGGTCCGACAATCCCGAAATACAAGATCTGATGCCTAAAAACTCTTCTAACTTGTCCAATTTTAAAACCTTATCTAAGTCAAGCTAGTTCATACCCCCTTCATAATACGattaaaaagaagaagaaaaataaaGTGCTAAACAACTCGAACTATCTATCAACTCTAATTGACATTTAGAACTAGTTTACCCTACACCTTAAACTACTCTAAGTTTTGTTTAACTCCAATCAACACTTAGAACTAATCCACCTTATATCTTAACATCTATCCTTTTAAAGACCGCAACAAAATACATGGCATAGAAACCATACATCACCtaaaatattctctatcattatgACCTAACCGAAATTTCGCTTTGCAAAGCACACATTAGTCACAACAAACTTATGTTACATTAATTAATCAGAAATTTTTAACATCAAAGCCCAACTATAAGCCTAGTTATCTTTGCAAAATACTATCTTCTATTCTTgaatatttgtcgtccgctagttcatttttgaactaaaacaggtttatttttgaactaaaacatgacaaataaaaaaacagaggaaGTATATAATAGTCACATCTTGTGTTGTCATTAATCCATGAAAAACTCAAACGGTAGCCTAGATGCTATTAGTAATATTGATGCCGTTGGCCAACCTTGGCGTACAACGCTGACATCAGGAAGAACAGCCGAACCCGACGTGCTGGTCAGCTCACCCACCAGCTGAACACTGGTTAGCTCACCTACCAGCCAAACAGCACAGCACAGTCCTGTCTCAAGTCTACACAACTCGGCTTATTTTCCTTATAATTCGCACCAGATTACAGTTCAAAAGCCTCCACCAATTCCAAACAAGAGCAAATAAAAGATAAGGTTCGGCCTCAACATCAAAACTTCCTATCGCGCACCTGGCGCTGTATGGTTTGGGGATCAGGAAAGAACAGCCATCACGTCAGACGCCCTGAGCACGATGTACTCACCGTCCTCGCCCTTGAACTCACTCCCCGCATACTTGGAATACATCACGTTGCTTCCAGGAGTGATCGACAGGGGATTCCTGCTGCCGTCCTCGCCCAACGGCCCTGGGCCAACGGCTACCACCTGTGTTCACGGTGTATTAGACTCaagaaatgagctcaatgtgaggACTGAACTAATAACATGGAGATATAGTATGTAGGGAGAGTACAGACGGATGAAGTATAATTCTGTACGATTGTATGTTATTTATTTAGTGAGGTGGCCACTCTATTGTAACTTAGGCAGCTGCACTTTCCGCACCAGTGAttgcaagtcgtccgactaatcgcgattagtcgggctggtcGTCTGTTTATACTCGATTAGCCGGACGACTCAATTAGCTTGTCTAGTCGTCCTGATCGTCCGACTAGGGGCCGATTACGGCGATTAGTCGTCCGACTTGTAGTTCCTGGTCGCCAACGTCTAGGGTTTTTGTTGATATTACTTGGGCCAATGTGGATGAAGTGTTGGTGCAGCAGAGGGTCTAAGGGGGCGTAACTTGCCTCGTGTAGTTTCTAGCCATATTATTTCTTATTCTCGGTCTAGAAAGCGACAAAGGGACAAAACCCAACACTAGCCATATAATTCTTATTCTCGGTCTAGAAAGCGACAAAGGGACAAAACCCAACAGTCTGAAGGTGATGCAACAGATGAAATGGATGAGGACAATGATGATGAATCTGGATCTGCTGAAGTTGCTGATGCATGCTTCCATTTGGATGATGATTTGGTTTAGATTATTGTAGGCTTCAAGCAGGCTGTTTGCTGCATTTTTGTTCTTGCTCAGTGCTCATGTCTTCTGTGCTATTTATACACTAGTCTAAAGGTCTAGGACGGCCAGGGACCGACTAGTTGCTCTGGTCGTCGCCTAATCGTGATTAGTCGCCTGGTCGGTCCCAGGGACCGACTAGGCGACTTGCAACCATTGTTCCGCACTAAAGGCTGCAAGCTAAACTGTCTTGTGTTTTCCCCTATATCCATAGTAACATCCCCAAACTTCTAGCGCGCGAACCACACAAGTAGGAGACAACTAAAGGGCATCAATTACTGGCCAAAATCTGCAGCTTATTCAAAACAAGTCCCATCCTTGCAACTTGTAAGTATAATAAAACTGTTGAAACTTAAAAGTCGAGCACAGCTTATACTCAGCTGTTATTAGTCCACTAGAAGTCTAGAACATGTTAAATGTACCATTGATGCATTTAACATGTAGATTCAAAAAAGGCCCAAAACAAAATAAGTAATTTTTTTCAAGGATTCAGCTGTTGAACATGTGTTCATAATTTgaaaacataaacaatcataatcAACAGATAATGATTAAGGCCTCTATCGTAATGGTca
This portion of the Zea mays cultivar B73 chromosome 2, Zm-B73-REFERENCE-NAM-5.0, whole genome shotgun sequence genome encodes:
- the LOC100191911 gene encoding uncharacterized protein LOC100191911; amino-acid sequence: MRRRDARRVAVSAEQRQHQPANGKVHQPRGVRATPMSPRALRCAGRDTHTQQDAAVSTPSTPRSDGATLPRSRTVGGGAEGSPARPSHSHHQRRNSLGVVPAEFGECATPRPFLKRGTGTGGAGAAAPARLRTARVHDLLPAIDVAMTTPRPPLPQELGDSHAHAHAPRHVRSVSELPFDAAALASPSPQARPRKRWGSPERPTATLSVSATADSHRELSKGLKKLLSFVRKGGRSGGGGGDQPLPAPSPRGSGKPVSKGWSGCSQVGVPFDRARLDGHRFPMPRPVGISG